In Rhodoligotrophos defluvii, a genomic segment contains:
- the mutS gene encoding DNA mismatch repair protein MutS yields the protein MDAYPVAPEAALIEDDERLAMAADAKAVTPMMAQYLAIKQQHPDCLLFFRMGDFYELFFEDAGNASETLGIALTKRGKHLGEDIPMCGVPVHAAEDYLERLIRAGYRVAVCEQTEDPAEAKKRGAKSVVQRAVVRLVTPGTLTEDSLLESKRHNYLAALTRLRARDELALAWIDISTGDFACCLVTADTLGAEIARLDPGEIVVADSLLADDTLAGTLRLQKAPLTPLPSSRFDSTNAEKRLKAHFAVGALDAFGAFSRAEIAACGALLDYVMLTQVGRAPLIRPPSQRQQSEVMLIDGATRSNLELTRTTGGERRGSLLDSIDRTLTSAGGRLLSDRLAAPLTDPRAINDRLDTVAFFLEFDRMRADIRGQLKAAPDFARALSRLTVGRGGPRDLAAIGAGLRAAAEIRAVLEQDTGLVDKPAELAGIVAVLRRDNGTLADRLAGTLADDLPLNPRDGGFVRPGFVAELDEQLRLRDQSRQVIASLQNRYADETGVRSLKIRHNNVLGYFIEVGAQHGEKLTAPALAGRFIHRQTLANAMRFTTVELADLESQIAKAAERALAIEMAIYDELVAAVTEQAGLIAEIAEALAGLDVSAALAQLAEDERFVRPQVDHSRAFSILQGRHPVVERALRQAGDGAFVPNDCDLSADGQSNAGRHIWLITGPNMAGKSTFLRQNALIAILAQTGSFVPAASAHIGVVDRLFSRVGAADDLARGRSTFMVEMVETATILNQAGERSLVILDEIGRGTATFDGLSIAWACVEHLHEVNRCRALFATHFHELTALADRLGRLANATMKVREYHGELVFLHEVGPGAADRSYGIQVAKLAGLPTAVIDRATEVLRVLEQSEQASSRRELVDDLPLFAAARPVSAVPAQPAQPAGPSAVEQVLAEVAPDNLTPREALDVLYRLKSLATAHPQR from the coding sequence ATGGACGCATATCCGGTCGCACCCGAAGCCGCACTCATCGAGGACGACGAGCGCCTCGCCATGGCTGCCGACGCCAAGGCGGTCACGCCGATGATGGCCCAGTATCTGGCCATCAAGCAGCAGCATCCGGACTGCCTGCTGTTCTTCCGGATGGGCGACTTCTACGAGCTGTTCTTCGAGGATGCGGGAAACGCCTCGGAAACACTGGGCATCGCCCTCACCAAGCGCGGGAAGCACCTGGGCGAGGACATCCCCATGTGCGGGGTGCCTGTGCATGCGGCGGAGGACTATCTCGAGCGGCTGATCCGCGCAGGCTACCGGGTGGCGGTATGCGAGCAGACGGAGGATCCGGCCGAGGCGAAGAAGCGCGGCGCCAAGTCGGTCGTGCAACGCGCGGTAGTCCGCCTGGTCACCCCGGGCACCCTCACCGAGGACAGCCTGCTCGAATCGAAACGCCACAACTATCTCGCCGCGCTCACCCGGCTGCGTGCCCGCGACGAGCTGGCGCTGGCCTGGATCGACATTTCCACCGGCGACTTCGCTTGTTGCCTGGTCACCGCCGATACCCTTGGCGCCGAGATCGCGCGGCTCGACCCCGGCGAGATCGTGGTGGCCGACAGCCTTCTGGCGGACGACACACTGGCCGGCACCTTGCGGCTGCAGAAAGCGCCGCTCACGCCGCTGCCCTCCTCGCGGTTCGACAGCACCAATGCGGAGAAGCGGTTGAAGGCCCATTTCGCGGTGGGTGCGCTCGATGCGTTCGGCGCCTTTTCCCGGGCGGAGATCGCCGCCTGCGGGGCATTGCTCGACTATGTGATGCTGACGCAAGTGGGCCGGGCGCCGCTCATCCGCCCGCCCAGCCAGCGCCAGCAGAGCGAGGTGATGCTGATCGATGGGGCCACCCGCAGCAATCTGGAGCTCACCCGGACGACCGGCGGCGAAAGGCGCGGCAGCCTCCTCGACAGCATCGACCGCACCCTGACCAGTGCCGGCGGGAGGCTGCTTTCCGACAGGCTCGCCGCCCCGCTCACCGACCCGCGCGCCATCAACGACCGGCTGGACACGGTGGCCTTCTTCCTGGAATTCGATCGCATGCGCGCGGACATCCGGGGGCAACTCAAGGCGGCGCCGGATTTCGCGCGGGCCCTGTCGCGCCTCACGGTCGGGCGGGGCGGGCCCCGCGACCTGGCGGCCATCGGCGCCGGGCTCAGGGCGGCAGCGGAAATACGCGCGGTGCTCGAGCAGGACACGGGGCTCGTGGACAAGCCGGCCGAGCTCGCGGGAATCGTCGCGGTGCTGCGGCGCGATAACGGCACGCTGGCGGATCGGCTTGCAGGCACCCTGGCGGACGATCTGCCACTCAACCCGCGTGACGGCGGCTTCGTGCGGCCCGGCTTCGTGGCCGAGCTCGACGAGCAGCTGCGCTTGCGCGACCAGAGCCGGCAGGTGATCGCAAGCCTGCAGAACCGCTATGCCGACGAGACCGGCGTCCGCTCGCTCAAGATCCGCCACAACAACGTGCTCGGCTATTTCATCGAGGTGGGCGCCCAGCATGGGGAGAAGCTTACGGCGCCGGCCCTTGCGGGGCGTTTCATTCACCGCCAGACCCTTGCCAATGCCATGCGCTTCACCACGGTGGAGCTTGCCGATCTCGAATCGCAGATCGCGAAGGCGGCCGAGCGGGCGCTGGCCATCGAGATGGCCATCTATGACGAGCTGGTCGCCGCCGTTACCGAACAGGCCGGACTGATCGCCGAAATCGCCGAGGCGCTCGCGGGGCTGGATGTGAGTGCCGCCCTCGCGCAGCTGGCGGAGGACGAGCGATTCGTGCGCCCGCAGGTCGATCATTCCCGCGCCTTTTCCATTCTGCAGGGCCGCCACCCGGTGGTCGAACGCGCCCTGCGGCAGGCGGGCGACGGCGCGTTCGTGCCCAATGACTGCGACCTGTCCGCCGATGGGCAGAGCAATGCCGGCCGGCACATCTGGCTGATCACCGGCCCCAACATGGCGGGCAAGTCCACCTTCCTGCGCCAGAACGCGCTCATCGCGATCCTGGCGCAGACGGGGTCGTTCGTGCCGGCGGCGTCAGCCCATATCGGCGTGGTCGACCGGCTGTTCAGCCGTGTGGGGGCGGCGGACGACCTTGCCCGCGGCCGTTCGACCTTCATGGTGGAAATGGTTGAGACCGCCACCATTCTCAATCAGGCCGGCGAACGCTCACTGGTCATTCTGGACGAGATCGGCCGCGGCACGGCCACCTTCGACGGCCTGTCCATCGCGTGGGCTTGCGTGGAGCATCTGCACGAGGTGAACCGCTGCCGCGCCCTGTTCGCCACCCATTTCCATGAGCTCACGGCGCTCGCGGATCGCCTTGGCCGCCTGGCCAACGCGACCATGAAGGTGCGCGAATATCACGGCGAGCTGGTGTTCCTGCACGAGGTGGGCCCAGGGGCGGCCGACCGCTCCTATGGCATTCAGGTGGCCAAGCTCGCGGGATTGCCAACTGCGGTGATCGACCGGGCGACGGAAGTGCTGCGGGTGCTCGAACAAAGCGAGCAGGCATCCAGCCGCCGCGAGCTGGTGGACGACCTGCCGCTGTTTGCCGCCGCGCGGCCGGTTTCGGCCGTGCCCGCACAGCCGGCGCAGCCGGCCGGCCCGAGCGCTGTGGAGCAGGTGCTGGCGGAGGTCGCACCGGACAATCTCACGCCGCGCGAGGCGCTAGACGTGCTCTATCGGCTGAAGTCTCTGGCCACCGCGCATCCGCAGCGCTGA
- a CDS encoding HdeD family acid-resistance protein: protein MTTTDFTGPNRRWFLALGIALLVIGFLAILFPLVFTLTAQILVGMAMLVGGIAVLVHAFGERSWSGLLWEILVGALYVIAGLYFIFDPLGGMIAFTIALAAFFIVDGVFRIIMGVKARPHSGAIWAIIGGVLSILLGILIWSGLPGSATWAVGTLVGINLAFAGAAFVAMGTSAFAPK, encoded by the coding sequence ATGACCACGACAGACTTCACCGGACCGAACCGCAGATGGTTCCTGGCCCTCGGCATCGCCCTGCTGGTGATCGGGTTCCTCGCCATCCTGTTCCCGCTGGTCTTCACCCTTACCGCCCAGATCCTCGTCGGCATGGCCATGCTGGTGGGGGGCATAGCCGTGCTGGTGCATGCGTTCGGCGAACGCAGCTGGAGCGGCCTGTTGTGGGAAATCCTGGTGGGCGCGCTCTACGTGATCGCGGGCCTCTATTTCATCTTCGACCCGCTGGGCGGCATGATCGCCTTCACCATCGCGCTGGCGGCGTTCTTCATCGTGGATGGCGTGTTCCGCATCATCATGGGGGTGAAGGCGCGGCCCCATTCCGGCGCCATATGGGCCATCATCGGCGGCGTCTTGTCCATTCTCCTCGGCATATTGATCTGGAGCGGCCTGCCCGGCTCGGCGACCTGGGCAGTCGGCACCCTGGTCGGCATCAATCTCGCCTTCGCGGGCGCCGCCTTCGTCGCCATGGGCACGTCGGCCTTTGCTCCCAAATAG
- a CDS encoding malonyl-CoA decarboxylase: MNVSFFRELLDSIVDRSRALTALTLGNGANDDAVELARQLLSRRGESSGAILAQQILNAYRRLDQAGKLAFFNMLSTDFMPDTNAVLQAAERFSKSPSSSTLRALSTALDSPRQEFFRRLNFAPGGTQAIVRMREDLLDLLKEHPDLRAVDDDIVHLFGSWFNRGFLVLRRIDWSTPADILEKIIQYEAVHEINGWDDLKRRLDPHDRRCYAFFHPSLVDDPLIFVEVALVDDVPGSIDGLITAEAAASTEAPRTAVFYSISNCQKGLAGISFGNFLIKQVVTDLAREVPSLRTFVTLSPVPGFRAWLDGERRRESSEVLSPSEIATLAVLDEEGWHTDPERLKLLKPLLCELAAHYFLREKRANGQPLDPVARFHLGNGARLERINWPGDLSPRGIAQAAGLMVNYLYDPKDIEKNHEAYAEHGRVVASPSVVKLSKVNRSKRLPALAS, from the coding sequence ATGAACGTATCTTTCTTCCGCGAGCTGCTGGACAGCATTGTCGATCGCAGCCGCGCTCTCACAGCGCTCACCCTTGGCAACGGCGCCAATGACGATGCCGTCGAGCTGGCGCGGCAGCTGTTGTCGCGCCGGGGCGAGTCATCGGGCGCCATTCTGGCCCAGCAAATCCTCAACGCTTACAGGCGGCTCGATCAGGCCGGCAAGCTCGCCTTCTTCAACATGCTGAGCACCGACTTCATGCCCGACACCAACGCGGTGCTCCAGGCGGCGGAGCGCTTCTCGAAATCGCCGTCGTCGAGCACGCTCAGAGCGCTGAGCACCGCGCTCGATTCTCCGCGCCAGGAGTTCTTCCGCCGGCTGAACTTTGCACCCGGCGGCACGCAGGCGATCGTGCGCATGCGAGAGGACCTGCTGGACCTTCTGAAGGAGCACCCGGATCTCCGGGCGGTCGACGACGATATCGTCCACCTGTTCGGGTCCTGGTTCAACCGCGGCTTCCTGGTGCTGCGGCGCATCGACTGGTCGACCCCCGCCGATATCCTGGAGAAGATCATCCAGTACGAGGCGGTGCACGAGATCAACGGCTGGGATGATCTGAAGCGCCGCCTCGATCCGCATGACCGGCGCTGCTACGCGTTCTTCCACCCGTCCCTGGTGGACGATCCGCTCATCTTCGTCGAGGTCGCCCTGGTGGACGACGTTCCGGGCTCGATCGACGGTCTGATCACGGCCGAGGCGGCGGCCTCGACCGAGGCACCGCGCACGGCAGTCTTCTATTCGATCTCGAACTGCCAGAAGGGCCTTGCCGGCATTTCCTTCGGGAACTTCCTGATCAAGCAGGTGGTCACCGACCTCGCCCGCGAGGTTCCCTCGCTCAGGACCTTCGTGACCCTGTCCCCGGTGCCGGGCTTCCGAGCCTGGCTGGACGGGGAGCGGCGGCGCGAGAGCTCCGAGGTGCTGAGCCCGTCCGAGATCGCCACCCTGGCCGTTCTGGACGAGGAGGGCTGGCATACGGATCCCGAGCGCCTCAAGCTGCTCAAGCCGCTCTTATGCGAGCTGGCCGCTCACTACTTCCTGCGGGAGAAGCGCGCCAACGGCCAGCCGCTCGACCCGGTGGCGCGGTTTCACCTCGGCAACGGCGCCCGTCTCGAGCGGATCAACTGGCCCGGTGACCTTTCGCCCCGCGGCATTGCTCAAGCAGCCGGCCTGATGGTGAACTACCTCTATGACCCCAAGGACATCGAGAAGAACCACGAGGCCTATGCCGAGCACGGCAGGGTGGTCGCCTCCCCGTCCGTCGTGAAGCTTTCGAAGGTGAACCGTTCCAAGCGTCTGCCCGCCCTGGCCAGCTGA
- a CDS encoding EamA family transporter — protein MDSLTFAAIIAASFMHAAWNAMIKIGLDRFMAMALMGLSLGGLSLMLTPFFPFPDRAAWPYMIASVIFHIAYNLSLVRAYNLGEYGQVYPLARGAAPLAVAAFGALFLGEALSPLGWGGIIVLVGGVWLMSLKGGGKSSGSIHATAVGAALVVSTFIATYTVIDGIGGRVSGTPSGYTLWLSALEGLIMLLIAAGVRGPAAILALRGVWTAGIIAGALSLGAYWIAIWAMSRAPLGTVAALRETSIFFALAISVAALKEPLTPWRATAAAMIVLGAVSLRLA, from the coding sequence ATGGACAGCCTGACCTTCGCTGCGATCATCGCCGCGTCCTTCATGCATGCGGCGTGGAACGCCATGATCAAGATCGGCCTGGACCGGTTCATGGCCATGGCGCTGATGGGCCTTTCCCTGGGTGGCCTGTCGCTGATGCTGACACCTTTCTTCCCCTTTCCCGACCGAGCGGCCTGGCCGTATATGATCGCGTCGGTGATCTTCCACATCGCTTACAACCTGTCGCTCGTGCGGGCCTATAACCTCGGCGAATATGGCCAGGTTTATCCGCTGGCGCGCGGGGCAGCGCCGCTGGCGGTCGCCGCATTCGGCGCCCTTTTCCTCGGGGAGGCGCTGTCGCCGCTGGGCTGGGGCGGGATCATCGTCCTGGTCGGCGGCGTCTGGCTGATGTCGCTCAAGGGAGGCGGCAAGAGCAGCGGCTCCATTCATGCGACCGCGGTTGGAGCTGCCCTCGTCGTGTCGACCTTCATCGCCACCTATACGGTGATCGACGGCATCGGAGGGCGGGTTTCGGGAACCCCCTCCGGCTACACGCTTTGGCTTTCGGCTCTCGAGGGCCTGATCATGCTCTTGATCGCCGCCGGCGTGCGTGGGCCTGCCGCCATCCTGGCCTTACGCGGCGTGTGGACCGCGGGCATCATTGCAGGCGCCCTTTCGCTCGGCGCCTACTGGATCGCGATCTGGGCCATGTCGCGGGCGCCGCTCGGCACCGTGGCGGCGTTGCGCGAGACCAGCATCTTCTTCGCGCTGGCCATATCCGTGGCGGCGCTGAAGGAACCGCTGACCCCCTGGCGCGCCACCGCCGCGGCCATGATCGTGCTCGGGGCGGTGAGCCTCAGGCTTGCTTAA
- a CDS encoding NADP-dependent malic enzyme — translation MAGEHGTGGRQPRVSETEALIFHQRGKPGKLEVNATKPMATQRDLSLAYSPGVAFPVRRIAEQPETAYDYTTKGNMVAVISNGTAILGLGDLGALASKPVMEGKAVLFKRFADVDAIDLEVDTKDVDAFINCVRYLGPAFGGINLEDIKAPDCFVIEQRLRELMNIPVFHDDQHGTAIIAAAGLINALHLTERDIKTVKLVINGAGSAAIACAELIKAMGLPGEHIILCDSKGVIYKGRTDGMNQWKSAHAVETDARTLEEAIVGADVFFGLSVQGALTKKMVASMARRPIIFAMANPDPEITPEEVAEVRDDAIMATGRSDYPNQINNVLGFPYIFRGALDVRARTINEEMKIAAAEALARLAREDVPDEVAAAYHGQRPKYGPNYLIPAPFDPRLISTVPPAVARAAMESGVAGKHIVDLAAYAAELSARLDPIAGSLQGIFEQVRQSGKRVVFAEGEEERMIRAANGFANAGLGHAILVGRENLIEQSVKSLGIELNENVSVLNARLSDRNAEYAQYIYRRMQRRGLLMRDCQRLVNNDRNVFAACMIALGDADAMVTGITRHYGVALDDVQHAIDVSPNRRLIGVSMALCRGRTVFVADTTGQENPSAEELADIAEEAAGVARRFGYEPRVAFLSQSTFGHLQTDRARGCHEAVCILDARGVDFEYDGEMQADVALSREAMALYPFCRLTGPANVLVMPAGDCASIATKLLQQLGGVMVVGPMLVGLERSVQIAPLNATANDLVNMAAIAAYDVNG, via the coding sequence ATGGCAGGGGAACACGGCACGGGCGGGCGGCAGCCCAGGGTTTCGGAAACCGAGGCGCTCATTTTCCATCAGCGCGGCAAGCCGGGCAAGCTCGAGGTCAACGCGACCAAGCCGATGGCCACCCAGCGCGACTTGAGCCTTGCCTATTCCCCCGGCGTCGCATTCCCCGTACGGCGCATCGCCGAACAGCCGGAAACCGCCTATGACTACACCACCAAGGGCAACATGGTGGCCGTCATCAGCAACGGCACCGCCATTCTCGGGCTGGGCGACCTCGGTGCTCTGGCCTCGAAGCCGGTCATGGAGGGCAAGGCGGTGCTGTTCAAGCGCTTTGCCGATGTGGACGCCATCGATCTCGAGGTCGACACCAAGGATGTCGACGCCTTCATCAACTGCGTGCGCTATCTCGGCCCCGCCTTCGGCGGCATCAATCTTGAGGATATCAAGGCGCCGGACTGCTTCGTCATCGAGCAGCGCCTGCGCGAGCTGATGAACATCCCCGTCTTCCATGACGACCAGCACGGCACCGCCATCATCGCCGCCGCCGGCCTGATCAATGCGCTTCACCTCACCGAGCGCGATATCAAGACGGTGAAGCTGGTCATCAACGGCGCCGGCTCCGCGGCCATCGCCTGCGCCGAGCTGATCAAGGCCATGGGGCTCCCCGGCGAGCACATCATCCTGTGCGACTCCAAGGGCGTGATCTACAAGGGGCGCACCGACGGCATGAACCAGTGGAAATCCGCCCATGCGGTCGAGACCGACGCCCGCACGCTGGAGGAGGCCATCGTCGGCGCGGACGTCTTCTTCGGGCTTTCCGTCCAGGGCGCGCTCACCAAGAAGATGGTGGCGAGCATGGCCCGGCGCCCGATCATCTTCGCCATGGCCAACCCGGACCCGGAGATCACGCCGGAGGAGGTGGCCGAGGTGCGCGACGATGCCATCATGGCCACTGGGCGCTCCGATTATCCCAACCAGATCAACAACGTGCTGGGATTTCCTTACATCTTCCGTGGAGCGCTGGACGTGCGCGCCCGCACCATCAACGAGGAAATGAAGATCGCCGCAGCCGAGGCCCTGGCCCGACTGGCCCGCGAGGACGTGCCGGACGAGGTCGCCGCCGCCTATCACGGCCAGCGGCCCAAATACGGGCCCAACTACCTCATTCCGGCGCCGTTCGACCCGCGCCTCATCTCCACGGTGCCGCCGGCCGTGGCGCGCGCCGCCATGGAGTCAGGCGTTGCCGGCAAGCATATCGTCGACCTTGCCGCCTATGCGGCGGAGCTGTCGGCACGGCTCGATCCGATCGCCGGATCGCTTCAGGGCATCTTCGAGCAGGTGCGGCAGAGCGGCAAGCGCGTGGTCTTCGCGGAGGGCGAGGAGGAGCGCATGATCCGCGCCGCCAACGGCTTCGCCAATGCGGGCCTGGGGCATGCGATCCTGGTCGGCCGCGAGAACCTGATCGAGCAGTCGGTGAAGTCGCTGGGGATAGAGCTCAACGAGAATGTCAGCGTGCTCAATGCCCGCCTTTCCGACCGCAATGCGGAATATGCCCAGTATATCTATCGCCGCATGCAGCGGCGCGGCCTGCTCATGCGCGATTGCCAGCGCCTGGTGAACAACGACCGCAACGTGTTCGCCGCCTGCATGATCGCCTTGGGCGACGCCGATGCCATGGTCACCGGCATCACCCGCCACTATGGCGTCGCGCTGGATGACGTGCAGCACGCCATCGACGTCAGTCCCAACCGGCGGCTGATCGGGGTGTCCATGGCCCTGTGTCGCGGCCGCACCGTGTTCGTCGCCGATACCACCGGACAGGAGAACCCCAGCGCCGAGGAGCTTGCCGACATCGCCGAGGAGGCGGCAGGGGTGGCGCGCCGCTTCGGCTATGAGCCGCGGGTGGCCTTCCTCAGCCAGTCGACCTTCGGCCATCTGCAGACCGATCGGGCGCGCGGATGCCACGAGGCCGTCTGCATTCTCGATGCCCGCGGCGTCGACTTCGAATATGACGGGGAGATGCAGGCCGACGTGGCGCTCAGCCGCGAGGCCATGGCGCTCTATCCGTTCTGCCGCCTCACCGGCCCGGCCAATGTGCTGGTGATGCCGGCGGGCGACTGCGCCAGCATCGCCACCAAGCTGCTGCAGCAGCTCGGCGGGGTCATGGTGGTGGGGCCCATGCTGGTGGGGCTCGAGCGCTCGGTGCAGATCGCACCCCTCAATGCCACGGCCAATGATCTCGTCAACATGGCGGCCATTGCCGCCTACGACGTGAACGGCTGA
- a CDS encoding heavy metal translocating P-type ATPase — protein MSDPHHGAGCCSGKPAPVADIHVAHKHEHGAAETSEAQLARDPVCGMSVDPATARHVHAYEGQTYYFCSAGCKAKFAADPQAYLGERPAPEPMPEGTIYTCPMHPEIEQVGPGNCPICGMALEPKSVTVDSGPNPELVDFTRKFWVSLPFAIALLLVEMGSHLGLPIQDWLSATRFGPSLPNVLQLLLATPVVLWGGSSFFVRCWNSIRTRNLNMWTLIGIGVGAAYAYSVVATLAPGIFPQGFRDHHGNVAVYFEAAAVITVLVLLGQILELKARERTSGAIRALLDLAPPVARRVRPDGSDEEVPVAALHPGDRIRVRPGDKIAVDGAVVEGASSVNESMLTGEAMPVEKAPGDPVTAGTLNGSGSFIMEAKRVGADTVLARIIEMVAEAQRSRAPIQRLADVFAGWFVPAVLAVAVIAFIAWALVGPEPRLTYALVVAVSVLIIACPCALGLATPMAIMVGTGRGAQLGVLVKNAEALERLASVDTLVLDKTGTLTEGKPKLTDVMAVGAGEDEVLRLAASLEAGSEHPLAEAIREGAAARGLKPAAVDGFAAVSGKGVKGRIDGADVSLGNEPFMRDLGVDVAAAADRVAALRAEGKTVVLLARDRTLLGALAVADAVKPTTPEAIAALRGQGLRIIMATGDNEATAHAVGRSLGIDEVRAGVLPEDKVDVIKQLQAGGAKVAMAGDGVNDAPALSAADVGIAMGTGSDVALESAGVTLVKGDLNGIVRARKLSAAVMRGIKQNLFFAAIYNVLGVPIAAGVLYPVFGLLLSPIVAAAAMSLSSVSVIANSLRLRQMRF, from the coding sequence ATGAGTGACCCGCATCATGGTGCCGGATGCTGCAGCGGCAAGCCCGCTCCGGTTGCCGATATCCACGTCGCCCACAAGCACGAGCATGGTGCAGCGGAGACGAGCGAAGCACAGCTCGCCCGAGATCCGGTGTGCGGCATGTCGGTCGACCCGGCAACGGCCCGCCACGTGCATGCATACGAGGGGCAGACCTATTATTTCTGCTCGGCCGGCTGCAAGGCCAAGTTCGCGGCCGATCCACAGGCCTATCTGGGTGAGCGGCCGGCGCCTGAACCGATGCCGGAGGGGACGATCTACACCTGCCCCATGCATCCGGAGATCGAGCAGGTGGGTCCCGGCAACTGCCCCATCTGCGGCATGGCGCTCGAGCCCAAGAGCGTGACGGTCGACAGCGGCCCCAATCCCGAGCTGGTCGACTTCACCCGCAAGTTCTGGGTGAGCCTGCCTTTTGCCATCGCGCTGCTCCTGGTCGAGATGGGCAGCCATCTCGGCCTGCCGATCCAGGACTGGCTGAGCGCAACCCGGTTCGGCCCGAGCTTGCCCAATGTGCTGCAGCTTCTGCTGGCCACGCCGGTGGTGCTGTGGGGCGGCAGCAGCTTCTTCGTGCGCTGCTGGAATTCGATCAGGACGCGCAATCTCAACATGTGGACGCTGATCGGCATCGGCGTCGGCGCGGCCTATGCCTATAGCGTGGTGGCGACGCTTGCCCCTGGCATTTTCCCGCAGGGTTTCCGCGACCACCACGGCAATGTGGCGGTCTATTTCGAAGCGGCGGCTGTGATCACCGTGCTGGTGCTGCTGGGCCAAATCCTGGAGCTCAAGGCGCGCGAACGGACGTCCGGCGCGATCCGGGCGTTGCTCGACCTTGCGCCGCCGGTCGCCCGGCGGGTGCGGCCGGACGGCAGCGACGAGGAGGTGCCGGTGGCGGCCCTTCATCCGGGCGACCGCATCCGGGTGCGGCCGGGCGACAAGATCGCGGTGGACGGCGCGGTGGTCGAAGGCGCATCCAGCGTGAACGAATCGATGCTCACCGGCGAGGCCATGCCGGTGGAGAAGGCCCCCGGCGACCCGGTGACCGCGGGCACGCTCAACGGCTCGGGCTCCTTCATCATGGAAGCCAAGCGAGTCGGCGCCGACACCGTGCTCGCCCGTATCATCGAGATGGTGGCGGAGGCGCAGCGATCGCGGGCGCCGATCCAACGGCTGGCCGACGTGTTCGCCGGCTGGTTCGTGCCGGCGGTGCTGGCGGTGGCGGTGATTGCCTTCATCGCCTGGGCGCTGGTCGGGCCCGAGCCGCGGCTCACCTATGCGCTGGTGGTGGCGGTGTCGGTGCTCATCATCGCCTGCCCCTGTGCGCTCGGGCTGGCAACGCCCATGGCGATCATGGTTGGCACCGGGCGCGGTGCCCAGCTCGGCGTGCTGGTCAAGAATGCGGAGGCGCTCGAGCGGCTCGCCAGCGTCGATACCTTGGTGCTGGACAAGACCGGCACCCTCACCGAGGGCAAGCCAAAGCTCACCGATGTTATGGCGGTGGGCGCGGGCGAAGACGAGGTGCTGCGGCTTGCGGCCTCGCTGGAAGCGGGCAGCGAGCACCCGCTGGCGGAAGCGATCCGCGAGGGTGCGGCGGCGCGCGGCCTCAAGCCCGCCGCGGTGGACGGCTTTGCTGCGGTGAGCGGCAAGGGCGTGAAGGGCCGCATCGATGGTGCGGATGTGAGCCTCGGCAACGAGCCGTTCATGCGGGATCTCGGGGTGGATGTCGCGGCGGCCGCCGACCGGGTGGCCGCGCTCAGGGCCGAGGGCAAGACCGTGGTGCTGCTGGCGCGCGACCGCACCCTGCTTGGGGCTCTCGCGGTCGCGGATGCGGTGAAGCCGACCACGCCCGAGGCGATTGCCGCGCTGCGCGGCCAGGGCCTGCGCATCATCATGGCAACCGGCGACAACGAGGCGACGGCCCATGCGGTCGGCCGCAGCCTGGGCATCGACGAGGTGCGCGCCGGCGTGCTGCCGGAGGACAAGGTGGACGTGATCAAGCAGCTGCAGGCGGGAGGCGCCAAGGTGGCCATGGCCGGCGATGGGGTGAACGACGCGCCGGCCTTGAGCGCGGCAGATGTGGGCATCGCCATGGGCACGGGGTCCGACGTTGCGCTGGAGAGCGCCGGCGTCACCCTGGTCAAGGGTGACCTCAACGGCATCGTTCGCGCGCGCAAGCTGTCAGCCGCCGTCATGCGCGGCATCAAGCAGAACCTGTTCTTCGCCGCGATCTACAACGTGCTCGGCGTGCCGATTGCGGCGGGCGTGCTCTATCCCGTGTTCGGCCTGCTCTTGTCACCGATCGTAGCGGCGGCGGCGATGAGCCTGTCGTCGGTGTCGGTCATCGCCAACTCGCTCAGGCTGCGGCAGATGCGATTCTGA